Proteins co-encoded in one Kribbella solani genomic window:
- the mtrA gene encoding MtrAB system response regulator MtrA, translated as MRGRILIVDDDTALSEMLSIVLRNEGYDTYLCATGDKAVPAFREFKPDLLLLDLMLPGMDGIDVCRAIRAESGVPIVMLTAKSDTVDVVLGLESGADDYVVKPFKPKELVARIRARLRRMDEPGPESLTIGDLTIDVAGHSVKRAGETIQLTPLEFDLLVCLASKPWQVFTREVLLEQVWGYRHAADTRLVNVHVQRLRSKIEKDPEHPEIVVTVRGVGYKAGAD; from the coding sequence ATGCGGGGCCGCATTCTCATCGTCGACGACGACACCGCGTTGTCGGAGATGCTCAGCATCGTGCTGCGCAACGAGGGGTACGACACCTATCTGTGCGCGACCGGTGACAAAGCGGTACCGGCGTTCCGGGAGTTCAAGCCCGATCTGCTGCTGCTCGACCTGATGCTGCCCGGGATGGACGGGATCGACGTCTGCCGGGCGATCCGGGCCGAGTCCGGAGTACCGATCGTGATGCTGACCGCCAAGAGCGACACGGTGGACGTGGTGCTCGGGCTGGAGTCGGGTGCCGACGACTACGTGGTGAAGCCGTTCAAGCCGAAGGAGCTGGTGGCCCGGATCAGGGCCCGGCTGCGGCGGATGGACGAGCCCGGTCCGGAGTCGCTGACCATCGGCGACCTGACCATCGACGTGGCCGGCCACTCGGTGAAGCGGGCCGGCGAGACGATCCAGCTGACGCCGCTGGAGTTCGACCTGCTGGTCTGCCTGGCGTCGAAGCCCTGGCAGGTGTTCACCCGCGAGGTGCTGCTGGAGCAGGTCTGGGGTTACCGGCACGCGGCCGACACCCGGCTGGTGAACGTGCACGTCCAGCGGCTGCGCTCCAAGATCGAGAAGGACCCTGAGCACCCGGAGATCGTCGTGACCGTCCGTGGTGTCGGATACAAGGCTGGTGCGGACTGA
- a CDS encoding DUF4129 domain-containing protein, producing the protein MISFLQEPPVDIDRDQAAQEAAKELSKSAYRESGGSLIEKALGKVMEWIRDLLDSLTGTSPNGHAGLAMLIGLLVLIAVVVLWRAGVLRTSRKTTSQAVFDTARPQSAAQYRALAEREAASGEYALAIRSRFRACVAELTERTVLDERAGRTAYEVVADASRAAPVLREPLQPAALVFTEVVYGNRTGTPERYAVVVAADDAARTARVTA; encoded by the coding sequence GTGATCAGCTTCCTGCAAGAGCCTCCGGTCGACATCGACCGTGACCAGGCCGCCCAGGAGGCGGCCAAGGAGCTCTCCAAGTCGGCGTACCGGGAGTCCGGCGGTTCACTGATCGAGAAGGCCCTCGGCAAGGTGATGGAGTGGATCCGCGACCTGCTGGACAGCCTCACTGGTACGTCGCCCAACGGCCACGCCGGTCTGGCGATGCTGATCGGCCTGCTCGTCCTGATCGCGGTCGTGGTGCTCTGGCGGGCCGGTGTACTGCGGACCAGTCGCAAGACGACGTCACAGGCCGTTTTCGACACTGCACGTCCGCAGAGCGCCGCACAGTACCGCGCACTGGCCGAGCGGGAGGCTGCGTCCGGGGAGTACGCGCTGGCGATCCGCAGCCGGTTCCGGGCTTGTGTAGCCGAGTTGACCGAGAGGACCGTACTGGACGAGCGCGCTGGACGCACCGCGTACGAGGTGGTCGCGGATGCATCGCGGGCAGCACCCGTACTGCGGGAGCCGTTGCAGCCGGCCGCACTGGTCTTCACGGAGGTTGTCTACGGCAACCGTACGGGCACACCGGAGCGGTACGCGGTGGTTGTTGCCGCTGATGATGCTGCCCGGACAGCGCGGGTGACCGCATGA
- a CDS encoding DUF4350 domain-containing protein: MSTPVGRGTAESWRALRTPMLVTGLIVLAAIGILIATSARTSGPFSPDSTASDGARALATLLKNHNVSVHSTETLDDAQQPGDGKTLLIGPGGSLERADWQQIANAGWSHLVLVRPGSQALSVLAPGVQATGGVLAERSRDAGCDLPAAVKAGTVTVSGATYSAPENAIACYGDGINSTVIRLDLGGRIVDVVGTPTTFTNGELAKDGNAALALNLLGTHGDLTWYLPQLESTSSGPADKDAPPLIPPDVRYIAWALAFAVLVVAIWRGRRLGPVVAERLPVIVHASETTEGRARLYRRSQARDRAAAALRESALGQLHKAHGIPRRSDPTAVVATVAARTGRNPAMLYELLYGLPPQSDAALMSLSQQLDVLTQEVRHP; this comes from the coding sequence ATGAGTACGCCGGTCGGTCGGGGTACGGCGGAGAGCTGGCGGGCGCTGCGTACACCAATGCTTGTGACTGGTTTGATCGTGCTGGCCGCGATCGGCATTCTGATCGCCACGTCAGCACGGACTAGTGGTCCGTTCAGCCCGGACTCCACTGCGTCTGACGGGGCACGAGCGCTTGCGACGCTGTTGAAGAACCACAACGTGTCCGTACACAGCACAGAGACGCTGGACGATGCGCAGCAGCCAGGAGACGGCAAGACGCTGCTGATCGGACCGGGTGGGTCGCTGGAGCGTGCAGACTGGCAGCAGATCGCCAACGCGGGCTGGAGTCATCTGGTGCTGGTGCGACCCGGTAGCCAGGCGCTAAGCGTGTTGGCTCCCGGCGTGCAGGCTACTGGTGGCGTGCTCGCGGAGCGCAGCCGCGACGCTGGCTGTGACCTGCCGGCGGCGGTCAAGGCAGGCACGGTCACAGTCAGCGGAGCGACGTACAGCGCACCGGAGAACGCGATTGCCTGCTACGGCGATGGCATCAACAGCACGGTCATTCGGTTGGACCTGGGTGGCCGGATCGTCGACGTGGTCGGTACGCCGACCACCTTCACCAACGGCGAGCTGGCCAAGGACGGCAACGCGGCGCTGGCGCTCAACCTGCTCGGTACGCACGGGGACCTCACCTGGTACCTGCCGCAGCTGGAGTCGACGAGTAGTGGTCCGGCGGACAAGGACGCGCCGCCGCTGATCCCACCGGACGTCCGGTACATCGCGTGGGCGCTGGCGTTCGCCGTACTGGTGGTGGCGATCTGGCGGGGCCGACGGCTCGGTCCTGTGGTCGCCGAGCGGTTGCCGGTGATCGTGCACGCTTCGGAGACCACAGAGGGCCGGGCGCGGCTCTACCGGCGCTCCCAGGCCAGGGACCGGGCCGCGGCCGCTCTACGTGAGTCGGCACTCGGCCAGCTGCACAAGGCACACGGCATCCCACGGCGATCCGATCCGACGGCCGTCGTCGCCACCGTGGCCGCCAGAACCGGACGGAACCCAGCCATGCTGTACGAACTGCTCTACGGCCTGCCGCCGCAGTCCGACGCCGCACTGATGTCCTTGTCCCAGCAACTCGACGTACTGACGCAGGAGGTACGACACCCGTGA
- a CDS encoding AAA family ATPase, with protein MTTTEVTAEQARQALVALRTEIGKAVVGQDTAVTALVLALLCRGHVLLEGVPGTAKTLMVRALSMAMRLNTKRVQFTPDLMPGDVTGSLVYDAKTSEFEFRPGPVFTNILLADEINRTPPKTQAALLEAMEERQVTVDGEPRKLPAPFVVAATQNPVEYEGTYPLPEAQLDRFLLKVTLDIPPRDAEIAVLARHAQGFDPRDLAAAGLRPVAGPEDLEAGQHAVRRVAVRDDVLAYVVDLCRATRQSPSLQLGVSPRGATALLAVSRAWAWLSGRDYVIPDDVKAMARPCLRHRVQVRPEAELEGVSADAVLESVLATVPVPR; from the coding sequence GTGACGACTACCGAGGTCACCGCGGAGCAGGCCCGGCAGGCGCTGGTAGCGCTGCGGACCGAGATCGGCAAGGCGGTGGTCGGCCAGGACACCGCTGTGACCGCGCTGGTACTCGCCCTGCTGTGCCGCGGCCACGTACTGCTGGAGGGCGTCCCGGGTACGGCGAAGACGCTGATGGTGCGCGCACTGTCGATGGCGATGCGGCTGAACACCAAGCGCGTGCAGTTCACGCCGGACCTGATGCCGGGTGACGTGACCGGGTCACTGGTGTACGACGCCAAGACGAGTGAGTTCGAGTTCCGTCCGGGGCCGGTGTTCACCAACATCCTGTTGGCCGACGAGATCAACCGGACGCCACCGAAGACACAGGCGGCGTTGCTGGAGGCAATGGAGGAGCGTCAGGTCACCGTGGACGGTGAGCCGCGCAAGCTGCCGGCTCCGTTCGTGGTGGCGGCTACCCAGAACCCGGTGGAGTACGAGGGCACGTACCCGTTGCCGGAGGCTCAGCTGGACCGGTTCCTGCTCAAGGTGACACTGGACATCCCGCCACGGGACGCTGAGATCGCAGTGCTCGCCCGGCACGCGCAGGGCTTCGACCCGCGGGACCTGGCCGCGGCCGGATTGCGGCCGGTCGCCGGGCCGGAGGATCTGGAGGCAGGACAGCACGCCGTACGCCGGGTCGCGGTCCGGGACGATGTACTGGCGTACGTGGTGGACTTGTGCCGTGCTACCCGGCAGTCGCCGTCCTTGCAGCTCGGGGTGTCGCCGCGTGGCGCTACTGCCCTGCTGGCGGTGTCCCGGGCCTGGGCGTGGCTGTCCGGGCGTGACTACGTGATTCCTGATGATGTGAAGGCGATGGCGCGTCCTTGCCTTCGGCATCGAGTGCAGGTACGGCCGGAGGCCGAGCTGGAAGGTGTCAGCGCGGACGCGGTTCTGGAGAGCGTGCTGGCGACAGTCCCGGTACCACGCTGA
- a CDS encoding DUF58 domain-containing protein, with protein MVLTGRAALLAAAGVVFVALAMPSWAGVGLVVAVVLLVCVVDMLLAGSPRRLQFSRDGDNAVRLGEQAVVQLLVTNPGRRVRGLLRDAWPPSAGVLDPPHKLDLPSGERRRLVTHLVPTRRGDRQAVRVTVRSIGPLGFAGRQGSHEVPWTVRALPPFNSRKHLPSRLARLRELDGRTALLVRGQGTEFDSLRDYVPGDDVRSIDWRATARRGNVVLRTWRPERDRQVAIVIDSGRLSAGRVGDAPRLDHAMDAALLLAALATRAGDRVSLLACDSAVRADVRRPAPEDVLPSFVNALANVEAELVQTDFRIVVSQVLERLGQRSLVVLLTGLDPAAIEESLLPVIGPLLRRHVVLLASVADPHLAELEATRTDLLEVYSAASAARTRLDRDRLTATLTRAGVTVIDEPPTQIAPALADTYLSLKKAGRL; from the coding sequence ATGGTGCTGACCGGGCGGGCAGCACTACTGGCCGCGGCCGGCGTGGTCTTCGTCGCGCTGGCCATGCCGTCCTGGGCTGGAGTCGGACTGGTTGTGGCTGTAGTGCTGCTGGTGTGCGTGGTCGACATGCTGTTGGCCGGGTCGCCGCGGCGGCTGCAGTTCAGTCGAGACGGCGACAACGCCGTACGGCTGGGTGAGCAGGCTGTTGTGCAGTTGCTGGTCACCAACCCGGGCAGGCGCGTACGCGGGTTGCTGCGGGACGCGTGGCCGCCGTCGGCGGGCGTACTCGATCCGCCGCACAAGCTGGACCTGCCATCCGGTGAGCGGCGGCGGTTGGTGACTCATCTGGTTCCTACCCGGCGTGGAGATCGGCAGGCGGTGCGGGTGACCGTACGCTCCATCGGTCCGTTGGGGTTCGCGGGCAGGCAGGGGTCGCACGAGGTCCCGTGGACAGTGCGGGCGCTACCGCCGTTCAACAGCCGGAAGCACCTGCCGTCGCGGCTGGCGCGGTTGCGGGAGCTGGACGGGCGTACGGCGTTGCTAGTGCGCGGGCAGGGGACTGAGTTCGATTCGCTGCGGGACTACGTACCGGGGGATGACGTACGCAGCATCGACTGGCGGGCGACCGCTCGGCGCGGGAACGTCGTACTGCGCACCTGGCGCCCGGAGCGGGACCGCCAGGTCGCCATCGTGATCGACTCCGGCCGGTTGTCCGCCGGTCGCGTCGGTGACGCGCCACGCCTCGACCACGCAATGGACGCCGCGCTACTGCTGGCCGCGTTGGCCACCCGCGCCGGCGACCGGGTGTCGTTGCTGGCCTGCGATTCAGCAGTACGGGCTGACGTACGCCGCCCCGCGCCGGAGGACGTACTGCCATCGTTCGTGAACGCACTGGCCAACGTCGAGGCCGAGCTGGTCCAGACAGACTTCCGCATCGTCGTGTCCCAGGTCCTGGAGCGCCTAGGCCAACGCTCTCTTGTCGTCCTACTCACCGGCTTGGACCCCGCCGCGATCGAAGAGTCCCTGCTACCCGTCATAGGCCCGCTACTCCGGCGCCACGTCGTCCTGCTGGCCTCAGTAGCCGACCCGCACCTGGCCGAACTGGAAGCCACCCGCACCGACCTACTAGAGGTCTACTCAGCCGCCTCCGCCGCCCGCACCCGCCTGGACCGAGACCGCCTAACCGCCACCCTCACCCGAGCCGGCGTCACCGTAATAGACGAACCCCCCACCCAAATAGCCCCCGCCCTAGCCGACACCTACCTATCCCTGAAGAAGGCCGGCCGTCTCTGA
- a CDS encoding VOC family protein, which produces MTEPSARASVQVAVDPATAFQVFTEEIDLWWLRNPINFFDSGRVTAMRIEPGVGGRVLEVYSGDDALELATITDWEPGTRLGYRSSVDDTSTRVDFEAVDGGTRVTVVQSLLVDDGRAFYFWPRVLRWLPGWVDRRGTADNQRRELDRLSLGLYYEDPVAAARWLHEVFGIGSWDTLPAEGTSPPWIELHAGSVAILLFKRTEPRPTAVDHNIWVYVDDVHAHFAHAQQSGAKIHSEIHTHGYTCYETEDLEGHPWTFAQARPTMT; this is translated from the coding sequence ATGACTGAACCGTCCGCGCGCGCGTCCGTACAGGTCGCGGTGGACCCGGCGACCGCGTTCCAGGTGTTCACCGAAGAGATCGACCTGTGGTGGCTGCGAAATCCGATCAACTTCTTCGACTCCGGGCGGGTGACCGCGATGCGGATCGAGCCCGGGGTCGGTGGGCGGGTGCTCGAGGTGTACTCGGGCGACGACGCGCTCGAACTGGCGACGATCACCGACTGGGAGCCTGGTACGCGGCTCGGGTACCGGAGTTCCGTCGACGACACGTCTACCCGAGTGGATTTCGAGGCGGTCGACGGTGGTACGCGGGTGACTGTCGTGCAATCGCTGCTTGTCGATGACGGGCGCGCGTTCTACTTCTGGCCGCGGGTGCTGCGTTGGCTGCCGGGCTGGGTCGATCGCCGGGGGACCGCAGACAACCAGCGGCGGGAGCTCGACCGGCTGTCGCTCGGCCTGTACTACGAGGACCCGGTCGCTGCCGCGCGGTGGCTGCACGAGGTCTTCGGCATCGGCTCCTGGGACACCCTGCCCGCCGAGGGCACCAGCCCACCCTGGATCGAGCTGCACGCCGGGTCGGTCGCCATCCTTCTCTTCAAACGCACCGAACCCCGCCCGACCGCCGTCGACCACAACATCTGGGTGTACGTCGACGACGTCCACGCCCACTTCGCCCACGCCCAACAGTCCGGCGCCAAGATCCACTCCGAAATCCACACCCACGGCTACACCTGCTACGAAACCGAAGACCTGGAAGGCCACCCCTGGACCTTCGCCCAAGCCCGCCCCACCATGACCTGA
- a CDS encoding ArsR/SmtB family transcription factor: MAEDQVDRFFEVLADPTRRQVVQLLGEGPRRAGQLAAATGASSPAMSRHLKLLLAAGLIADERVPDDARVRLFRLNPEPVVAVQAWLDQVQAHWRDQLTSFQRHVEQRAAGRTAADDSTRGSSDD, from the coding sequence ATGGCGGAAGATCAGGTCGACCGGTTCTTCGAGGTGCTGGCGGACCCGACCCGGCGGCAGGTGGTGCAGCTGCTCGGCGAAGGTCCGCGGCGCGCGGGGCAACTGGCCGCGGCGACCGGCGCGTCGTCGCCCGCGATGAGCCGGCATCTCAAGCTGCTGCTGGCGGCCGGCCTGATCGCCGACGAGCGGGTGCCCGATGACGCCCGCGTCCGCCTGTTCCGGCTGAATCCTGAGCCGGTCGTCGCCGTGCAGGCCTGGCTCGACCAGGTCCAGGCGCACTGGCGCGACCAGCTGACCTCGTTCCAGCGTCATGTCGAGCAGCGCGCTGCCGGCCGGACGGCTGCGGACGACTCGACCCGAGGGAGTTCCGATGACTGA
- a CDS encoding ABC transporter ATP-binding protein produces the protein MLEATDLAVEFPGRSGRRARAVDGVNLSVGAGEIVALVGESGCGKTTLARTLLGLERPAAGQVRYDGTPLSYSGRALRAFRRQVQLVLQDPMGSLNPRHTVYEAVAEGPRIHGLPDEEKVVATALAQAGLRPPERFFHRFPHELSGGQRQRVVIAGALALSPKVLIADEPVASLDASVRGEILALMLRLRDELGLSALVVTHDLGLAWNIADRVAVMYLGRIVESGPTEDVLTAPRHPYTQALLSVLPESPERIILTGEPPDPTRIPAGCRFHPRCQLVAAGNGIDACTTTPLAILPAISTPQVACHVTAGKIPALDNS, from the coding sequence ATGCTCGAAGCAACCGATCTCGCGGTCGAGTTCCCCGGCCGGTCCGGGCGTCGCGCGCGGGCCGTGGACGGCGTGAATCTGTCCGTCGGTGCTGGCGAAATCGTCGCTCTGGTTGGCGAATCCGGCTGCGGCAAGACCACGCTCGCCCGTACGCTCCTCGGTCTCGAACGTCCGGCGGCCGGGCAGGTGCGGTACGACGGTACGCCGCTGAGCTACTCCGGCCGGGCGTTGCGTGCGTTCCGGCGGCAGGTTCAACTCGTACTGCAGGACCCGATGGGATCGTTGAACCCACGCCACACCGTGTACGAAGCGGTTGCCGAAGGCCCGCGAATCCACGGGCTGCCGGACGAGGAGAAGGTGGTCGCGACCGCGCTCGCGCAGGCCGGGCTGCGTCCGCCGGAACGGTTCTTTCATCGGTTCCCGCACGAACTGTCCGGTGGTCAGCGGCAGCGCGTCGTGATCGCCGGGGCGCTTGCCCTGAGCCCCAAAGTGCTGATCGCCGACGAGCCGGTCGCGTCGCTGGACGCGTCGGTGCGGGGTGAGATTCTGGCGCTGATGCTCCGGTTGCGGGACGAGTTGGGACTGTCCGCGCTGGTCGTCACGCACGATCTGGGGCTGGCGTGGAACATCGCCGATCGGGTGGCGGTGATGTACCTCGGCCGCATCGTCGAATCCGGTCCGACCGAGGACGTGCTGACCGCGCCACGGCATCCGTACACGCAGGCTCTGCTCTCCGTGCTGCCGGAATCGCCGGAGCGGATCATTCTGACCGGGGAGCCGCCTGACCCGACCCGGATTCCAGCTGGTTGCCGGTTCCATCCGCGGTGCCAGCTGGTTGCGGCCGGCAACGGTATCGACGCTTGCACGACGACGCCGCTGGCGATCCTGCCGGCGATCTCCACCCCTCAGGTTGCCTGTCATGTGACGGCCGGCAAGATTCCGGCCCTTGACAATAGTTAA
- a CDS encoding ABC transporter ATP-binding protein codes for MLSLEELSVTYKIGSGDVPAVRGVSLSLAAGEAVGLAGESGSGKSSVALSLLRLLPRSAHVTGRVLLDGEDVLAMKWGRLRAVRWSGASIVFQGAQHGLNPVRRIGEQIAEPLLVHKLASGTAADARVRELLEQVGLPAWRARSYPHELSGGQRQRVMIAMALACSPQLIIADEPTTALDLMVQAQVLTLIRQLIADHGISLLMISHDLSVLADVCDRLAVMYAGRLVEHGPAAGTFAHPYSQALSAAFPTVGDPASRLAPRGLAGDPPDPQQLPGGCSFHPRCPVARDGCETVQIELRPAGADRRAACVRVGE; via the coding sequence ATGCTGTCACTCGAAGAGCTCTCGGTCACGTACAAGATCGGGTCCGGCGACGTGCCCGCCGTACGTGGGGTGTCGCTTTCGCTGGCGGCCGGGGAAGCCGTCGGGCTGGCCGGGGAGTCCGGGTCGGGGAAGTCCTCGGTCGCGCTTTCGCTGCTGCGGTTGTTGCCGCGATCCGCGCACGTCACCGGGCGCGTACTGCTGGATGGCGAGGACGTGCTGGCGATGAAGTGGGGCCGGTTGCGGGCGGTGCGTTGGTCCGGGGCGTCGATCGTCTTCCAGGGCGCACAGCACGGTCTCAATCCGGTCCGGCGGATCGGCGAACAGATCGCGGAACCGTTGCTGGTACACAAGCTGGCATCCGGTACGGCGGCCGATGCGCGAGTGCGCGAACTGCTGGAACAGGTCGGGCTGCCCGCTTGGCGGGCGCGCAGCTATCCACATGAGTTGAGTGGTGGCCAACGGCAACGAGTCATGATCGCGATGGCGCTTGCTTGCTCACCGCAACTGATCATCGCGGATGAGCCGACGACCGCGCTCGACCTGATGGTGCAGGCGCAGGTGCTGACCTTGATCCGGCAGTTGATCGCCGATCACGGCATCTCGTTGCTGATGATTTCGCACGATCTGTCCGTACTCGCCGATGTCTGTGACCGGTTGGCCGTCATGTACGCGGGGCGGCTGGTGGAGCACGGTCCTGCTGCCGGAACGTTCGCGCATCCTTACAGTCAGGCGCTTTCCGCCGCGTTCCCGACGGTCGGTGATCCCGCGTCCCGGCTGGCGCCGCGCGGCCTGGCGGGCGATCCGCCGGACCCGCAGCAGCTGCCCGGTGGGTGTTCGTTCCACCCGCGTTGCCCGGTGGCGCGGGACGGGTGCGAAACCGTACAGATCGAGTTGCGGCCGGCGGGTGCCGATCGGCGCGCGGCCTGCGTACGAGTGGGGGAGTAA
- a CDS encoding ABC transporter permease: MSTVAWTRRRRAVGRFWADFRTRPAGVAGLVILLVAVVLALIAPLFIDAGVTNVVSGTGAKMAPPSLDHPLGTDESGRSVLLMIWWGSRTSLLIGFLAALLSMVIGTVLGIAAGHFRGWVGAVILRVTDWFLVLPSLVTALVLAAILGGSTATIIVAIGVTSWPSTARLIRAQTLAVEARPYIERSQALGAGHWHITTRHVLPNVAPLLLASTTLEVASAIVTESTLAFLGVSANKTSWGTMLRGSYDWGAATAGAWWYILIPGLCIVTVVMAFTLCGRALETVLNPRLRTKAV; encoded by the coding sequence ATGAGTACGGTCGCGTGGACGCGTCGCCGGCGGGCGGTCGGCCGGTTCTGGGCCGACTTCCGGACCCGCCCGGCCGGGGTCGCCGGGCTGGTGATCCTGCTGGTCGCGGTCGTACTGGCGCTGATCGCACCGCTGTTCATCGACGCGGGCGTGACGAACGTGGTGTCCGGGACCGGCGCGAAGATGGCGCCGCCGAGCCTGGATCATCCGCTCGGCACCGACGAGTCGGGGCGGTCGGTGCTGCTGATGATCTGGTGGGGATCGCGGACCTCGCTGCTGATCGGGTTCCTGGCCGCGCTGCTGAGCATGGTGATCGGGACCGTACTCGGCATCGCCGCCGGGCATTTCCGCGGCTGGGTCGGCGCGGTGATCCTGCGCGTGACCGACTGGTTCCTGGTGCTGCCCTCGCTCGTCACCGCGCTGGTACTGGCGGCGATCCTGGGTGGTTCGACGGCAACGATCATCGTCGCGATCGGGGTGACGTCCTGGCCGTCGACGGCGCGATTGATCCGGGCGCAAACACTGGCCGTGGAAGCGCGCCCGTACATCGAACGGTCGCAGGCGCTCGGCGCCGGGCACTGGCACATCACCACCCGGCACGTACTGCCGAACGTCGCGCCGTTGCTGTTGGCAAGTACCACGCTGGAGGTGGCGAGCGCGATCGTGACCGAGTCGACGCTGGCGTTCCTGGGCGTGAGCGCGAACAAGACCTCGTGGGGAACGATGCTGCGCGGTTCGTACGACTGGGGCGCGGCGACCGCCGGCGCCTGGTGGTACATCCTGATTCCGGGTCTGTGCATCGTGACCGTGGTGATGGCATTCACCTTGTGTGGAAGGGCTCTGGAGACAGTGCTGAATCCCCGGCTGCGGACGAAGGCGGTGTGA
- a CDS encoding ABC transporter permease — protein MTVPEAGAVEALEETPARHGLLRYAATKAGGALLSIAMVIVATFFLFRLLPGDPVRALAQGRNMTPEQLDLERARLGLDKPIPEQFLHFLGQTLRFDLGDSYEYKRPVVDLIGERIGSTLLLTGTALVLAVGLGLWQGARAGWKPGSRFDKISTAISLVLWSVPTFWLGLLLLMVFAAGIGPIPGIFPTRGSSSVDKPDGFAGVLDVGEHMVLPCLTLVAVVYAQYLLVMRSSVIDEVGQDYITTARAKGLRDDEIRRKHAVPNALLPTVTLVFMRIGFVVGGAVTVEAIFSWPGLGQLFYEAIRVPDFTLMQGTFLLITVSVILMNTLADVIYHVLDPRVRSA, from the coding sequence ATGACGGTCCCTGAAGCCGGCGCCGTCGAGGCGCTTGAGGAGACCCCGGCCCGCCACGGTCTGCTGCGGTACGCGGCGACCAAGGCGGGCGGGGCCCTGCTCAGCATCGCGATGGTGATCGTCGCGACGTTCTTCCTGTTCCGGTTGTTGCCGGGTGACCCGGTCCGGGCGCTCGCGCAGGGCCGGAACATGACGCCGGAGCAACTCGATCTGGAACGCGCCCGGCTCGGTCTGGACAAGCCGATTCCCGAGCAGTTCCTGCACTTTCTGGGGCAGACGCTGCGGTTCGACCTGGGCGACTCGTACGAGTACAAGCGTCCGGTGGTCGATCTGATCGGTGAACGGATCGGGTCGACGCTGCTGCTGACCGGGACCGCGCTGGTGCTGGCGGTCGGGCTCGGTCTGTGGCAGGGCGCGCGGGCCGGCTGGAAACCGGGCAGCCGGTTCGACAAGATCTCGACGGCGATCTCGCTGGTGCTCTGGTCGGTGCCGACGTTCTGGCTCGGACTCCTGCTGCTGATGGTGTTCGCTGCCGGCATCGGGCCGATTCCGGGGATCTTCCCGACCCGTGGCAGTTCGAGCGTCGACAAACCGGACGGTTTCGCCGGCGTCCTCGACGTCGGGGAGCACATGGTGCTGCCGTGCCTGACGCTGGTCGCGGTCGTGTACGCCCAGTACTTGCTGGTGATGCGCTCTTCGGTGATCGACGAGGTCGGCCAGGACTACATCACGACCGCCCGGGCGAAGGGGCTGCGGGACGACGAGATTCGCCGGAAGCACGCCGTACCGAACGCGCTGCTGCCGACGGTCACGTTGGTGTTCATGCGGATCGGGTTCGTGGTCGGAGGTGCCGTGACGGTGGAGGCGATCTTCAGCTGGCCGGGACTCGGCCAGCTGTTCTACGAGGCGATCCGGGTGCCGGACTTCACCTTGATGCAAGGCACGTTCCTGCTGATCACGGTGTCGGTGATCCTGATGAACACGCTCGCCGACGTGATCTACCACGTACTCGATCCACGAGTGAGGTCGGCATGA